In one Yarrowia lipolytica chromosome 1A, complete sequence genomic region, the following are encoded:
- a CDS encoding uncharacterized protein (Compare to YALI0A17897g, no similarity), which yields MFIESSWEQYLQPLKDLVQKELELERAGFEAVKNQLQSDNAQLQQRLVAALGELDDLKRQLEAQKKLTAANKPTGWGAALTNTSPNELAKDITRMSTLRAGATSLQKLKTIVGRQVPLGPEDCPDHKKNIPDEQKAWNRLGMKVLDDFTYFGMRNIIFWIIIVSGQPIDKVAVEFRRLRTLERDLVKG from the coding sequence ATGTTCATCGAGTCCTCCTGGGAACAGTACCTGCAGCCACTCAAGGACCTCGTCCAGAAGGAACTTGAACTCGAAAGAGCCGGGTTCGAAGCCGTCAAAAACCAACTTCAATCGGATAACGCACAGTTGCAACAGCGCCTCGTTGCTGCTCTGGGCGAGTTGGACGACCTCAAACGACAGCTAGAAGCACAGAAGAAGTTGACAGCTGCCAACAAGCCCACTGGCTGGGGAGCTGCTCTCACTAATACCAGTCCCAACGAACTCGCCAAGGACATCACTCGAATGTCAACGTTGCGTGCCGGTGCAACCTCCCTCCAGAAACTGAAGACCATTGTGGGTAGACAGGTGCCTCTTGGACCCGAAGACTGTCCCGACCACAAGAAGAACATACCCGACGAGCAAAAGGCGTGGAATCGGCTGGGAATGAAAGTTCTCGACGACTTTACCTACTTTGGCATGCGCAACATCATTTTTTGGATCATCATTGTCTCTGGACAGCCTATTGACAAGGTTGCGGTTGAGTTCAGACGTCTTCGCACTTTGGAGAGAGATCTGGTCAAGGGGTGA